The proteins below are encoded in one region of Buttiauxella gaviniae:
- a CDS encoding GlcG/HbpS family heme-binding protein, whose product MKKSILLAAALFSSAVAMPAFASSVLTEKNLSLEFADKLAQSAIQACSAKNYNVAVTVVDRAGVVKIVKRMDNAGPHTVEASRMKAYTALTTRNATGDVMKSAQDNAGAQNMRDIPGFLLLGGGVPVKVDNQTIGAIGIGGAPGGHLDQQCAVDALEANKAVLNAS is encoded by the coding sequence ATGAAAAAATCCATCTTGTTAGCGGCAGCCTTATTCAGTAGCGCCGTAGCAATGCCCGCTTTTGCCAGCAGCGTGTTGACTGAAAAAAATCTCTCACTGGAGTTTGCCGATAAGCTCGCTCAAAGCGCCATTCAGGCTTGTAGCGCCAAAAACTACAATGTTGCGGTAACCGTTGTGGACCGTGCAGGCGTTGTGAAAATAGTAAAACGCATGGATAACGCAGGCCCTCATACCGTTGAAGCCAGCCGTATGAAAGCGTATACCGCTCTGACCACCAGAAATGCCACTGGCGACGTTATGAAGAGTGCGCAGGATAACGCCGGTGCGCAGAATATGCGTGACATTCCAGGCTTCCTGCTATTAGGGGGTGGGGTACCGGTTAAAGTCGATAATCAGACTATCGGCGCAATTGGTATTGGCGGTGCGCCGGGCGGTCATTTGGATCAGCAATGTGCGGTTGATGCTCTTGAGGCGAATAAAGCAGTCCTCAACGCATCCTGA